In a single window of the Candidatus Eisenbacteria bacterium genome:
- a CDS encoding NAD(P)H-dependent oxidoreductase: MNDDGLTRKLFIPILLGTIRKGRESENVAKLIFDRARAHPELETQLFDPRRMVFPMNDEGQGLKKLNPEWREAIIRADGLIIISPEYNHGYPGSLKMALDMLLKEYIHKAVALVGVSAGPWGGTRVIEKLVGVVRELGLVVTFTDLNFNNVETKFDAEGRLLDQAMNARIDGFFAELIWMARTLCLGRAHLPSEYHEQSGDCRLVAAGSE; encoded by the coding sequence ATGAACGACGATGGACTCACACGGAAGCTCTTCATTCCAATCCTGCTCGGAACCATCCGCAAGGGTCGCGAGAGCGAGAATGTTGCCAAGCTGATTTTCGACCGCGCCAGGGCCCACCCGGAGCTCGAGACCCAGCTCTTCGATCCGCGACGCATGGTCTTCCCCATGAACGATGAGGGACAGGGCCTGAAGAAGCTCAACCCGGAGTGGCGGGAAGCGATCATCCGCGCGGACGGCCTGATCATCATTTCCCCCGAGTACAACCACGGCTACCCGGGAAGCTTGAAGATGGCCCTCGATATGCTGCTCAAGGAGTACATCCACAAGGCCGTGGCCCTGGTAGGCGTGTCCGCCGGTCCATGGGGTGGAACTCGGGTCATCGAAAAGCTCGTGGGCGTCGTGCGGGAGCTTGGTCTCGTGGTCACGTTCACGGACCTGAACTTCAACAACGTGGAGACCAAGTTCGATGCCGAGGGCCGCCTTCTCGATCAGGCGATGAACGCGCGCATCGACGGGTTCTTCGCGGAGCTCATCTGGATGGCCCGGACCCTTTGCCTTGGTCGCGCCCACCTGCCGAGCGAATATCACGAGCAAAGCGGCGATTGCCGACTCGTGGCGGCTGGTTCGGAATAG
- a CDS encoding VWA domain-containing protein, with product MRALSLAVILVTLLAPVRLSAGVAAAPTGSDRPPAGRLVLFIGVDISGSFMDGRYFDDSIEFLARYIHAHLNGLGGMEIPNSMFVGSIGGVKKGEAKTLFPIQTFQDRTVEEIEAQLRLLFPKDRLKENPFTDFNAFFAQIADMVDSKKLILKPISIVLLTDGKPDLGGTDRLAKFRNIRLKPLENLSRNITLRVLYTDAVTGKSWRDEVPRKRVKVWTQDAIVMEEWKNPKTLLPGRGPAEQQKFFSWVRDNVDFQPRLRRVD from the coding sequence ATGCGCGCCCTTTCTCTTGCCGTGATCCTCGTGACCCTTCTCGCGCCGGTGCGCCTCTCGGCCGGCGTCGCCGCGGCCCCCACGGGCTCGGATCGGCCTCCGGCCGGCCGCCTCGTTCTCTTCATAGGCGTCGATATCAGCGGCTCCTTCATGGACGGCAGGTATTTCGATGATTCCATCGAGTTCCTCGCCCGGTACATCCACGCGCACCTGAACGGGCTCGGCGGCATGGAGATTCCGAATTCCATGTTCGTCGGATCGATCGGCGGCGTGAAGAAGGGCGAGGCGAAGACCCTCTTCCCCATCCAGACGTTCCAGGACCGCACCGTCGAGGAGATCGAGGCGCAGCTGCGACTCCTCTTTCCAAAAGACAGGCTGAAGGAGAATCCCTTCACCGATTTCAACGCCTTCTTCGCCCAGATCGCGGACATGGTGGACTCGAAGAAGCTGATCCTGAAGCCCATTTCAATCGTGTTGCTCACCGACGGCAAGCCCGACCTGGGCGGCACGGACCGGTTGGCGAAGTTCCGAAACATTCGGCTGAAACCCCTCGAAAACCTCTCCCGCAACATCACCCTGCGCGTCCTCTACACGGACGCGGTGACGGGGAAGTCCTGGCGGGACGAGGTGCCGCGCAAGCGCGTCAAGGTCTGGACGCAGGACGCGATCGTCATGGAGGAATGGAAAAACCCCAAAACCCTCCTTCCCGGCCGAGGTCCCGCCGAGCAGCAGAAGTTCTTCTCCTGGGTCAGGGACAACGTCGACTTCCAGCCGCGTTTGCGCCGGGTGGACTGA
- a CDS encoding PEGA domain-containing protein yields MKLVSCIAGIVGVLILFAARPAAAQTTTIAGSIADSTGEALPSAVIRVDGTSLRATSSATGAYRIEGVPAGTHTLRVVLIGYKPSSREVTASAGETLSVDFTLSRAPILIAPTEIVVGSRAPHTAADELAVPVDVYTSEAIAKQGASETTQILQSLSPSVNFPRQSVTDATDVVRPFTLRGLSPDHTLVLVNGARRHQTALVNTFAYGTGAGSSGVDMNAIPASAIDRIEVLRDGASAQYGSDAIAGVVNVVTKKGRFTPFVNVASGRYTPDDYPDDGTTVDVNGGWGTALGSGSLALFGEFLDRQPTNRAWADPGDISGTGLPDSVDSEGHVVIKRNPVPQPNHHWGDGLEKDVLTYGDLRVPLNGAGSSQVYAHGGYSFRKGTGDGYRRYADSDRNWPQIYPLGYLPEFDPNVRDYSVASGVWVRPAGWSVDAGASFGHNDFEYKLRNTLNVSLGPCLGVPCAPGPDGVLGTSDDPGIPNQTSFFAGQLRRDEIIGSVNASRPLKVGLPSALNVAVGAAYRHEKYQIQRGEFASWVDGGDTTQVGGDAPGGSQVFPGFAPSDEANASRDNFGAYTDLETNLTPKLLTDVAGRFENYSDFGSVVTGKLAARLQPSQRITLRAAASTGFRAPGLGQIHFSKVVTNFIGGTPEEIGIFPVDHPAARLLGSKPLKEETSVNLSAGLALSPRDNLTITADYFNIKINDRILLGATFDDDSTRAILTRGGYSGISGVQYFTNGLDTRTQGVDVTADLRVPLGGIKKVGITGSVNYTKNEITRVDPLPAVLANSAETGLLDVVTRVAIEEERPDWRGTLAADYSGGEFHALGRGSYYGRFASAQPGFCDACRETYGAKTLFDAEVGYRLASMDLSIGARNIFDTYPDHPRIDANNNFGTFPWAAASPFGYNGRYVYVRSAIPLTR; encoded by the coding sequence ATGAAGCTCGTGTCGTGCATCGCAGGAATCGTTGGCGTACTGATCCTTTTCGCCGCTCGTCCCGCGGCAGCCCAAACGACGACCATTGCAGGCTCGATCGCCGACAGCACCGGCGAAGCCCTTCCCTCGGCGGTGATCCGCGTCGACGGCACTTCCCTCCGGGCCACGAGCAGCGCCACCGGGGCCTACCGGATCGAGGGGGTCCCGGCGGGAACGCATACCTTGCGTGTGGTACTGATCGGATACAAGCCTTCGAGCCGCGAAGTCACCGCCAGCGCGGGCGAAACCCTCAGCGTGGATTTCACGCTGTCCCGCGCGCCCATCCTCATCGCGCCCACCGAAATCGTGGTCGGATCCCGCGCTCCCCACACCGCCGCGGATGAGCTGGCGGTGCCGGTGGACGTCTACACCTCGGAGGCGATCGCGAAGCAGGGAGCCAGCGAGACGACCCAAATCTTGCAGTCGCTCTCCCCCTCGGTGAACTTCCCCCGCCAGAGCGTCACCGACGCGACCGATGTCGTGCGGCCGTTCACGCTGCGCGGCTTGAGCCCCGATCACACGCTGGTGCTGGTGAACGGCGCGCGGCGGCACCAGACGGCGCTGGTGAATACCTTTGCCTACGGAACGGGGGCGGGCTCGAGCGGCGTGGACATGAACGCGATCCCGGCGAGCGCCATCGACCGGATCGAAGTCTTGCGCGACGGCGCATCCGCCCAGTACGGCTCGGACGCCATCGCAGGTGTCGTGAATGTGGTCACGAAGAAGGGGCGGTTCACACCCTTCGTGAACGTGGCGTCGGGCCGGTACACCCCGGACGATTATCCGGACGACGGGACCACGGTGGACGTGAACGGCGGCTGGGGTACCGCGCTGGGCTCCGGCTCGCTCGCGCTCTTCGGAGAGTTCCTCGACCGCCAGCCGACCAACCGGGCCTGGGCCGACCCGGGGGACATCAGCGGGACCGGCCTCCCCGATTCCGTCGACAGCGAGGGACACGTCGTCATCAAGCGAAACCCCGTGCCCCAGCCGAATCATCACTGGGGGGACGGCCTCGAGAAGGACGTGCTCACCTACGGCGACCTTCGCGTGCCGCTGAATGGCGCCGGCTCGAGCCAGGTCTACGCCCACGGCGGGTACAGTTTCCGAAAGGGGACGGGGGACGGCTACCGGCGCTATGCCGACAGCGATCGGAACTGGCCCCAAATCTATCCCCTCGGCTATCTGCCCGAATTCGATCCCAACGTGAGGGACTACAGCGTCGCGAGCGGGGTCTGGGTTCGGCCCGCGGGCTGGTCGGTCGATGCGGGCGCCTCGTTCGGGCACAACGACTTCGAGTACAAGCTGCGGAACACCCTCAACGTGTCGCTCGGACCGTGCCTTGGCGTCCCGTGCGCGCCCGGGCCGGACGGCGTCCTGGGCACCTCGGACGATCCGGGAATCCCGAACCAGACTTCGTTTTTCGCGGGGCAATTGAGGCGCGACGAAATCATCGGATCGGTGAACGCATCCCGCCCGCTCAAGGTGGGGCTTCCTTCCGCGCTCAACGTGGCGGTCGGGGCCGCGTATCGCCACGAGAAATATCAGATCCAACGGGGGGAATTCGCGTCCTGGGTCGACGGCGGGGACACCACGCAGGTCGGCGGAGACGCACCGGGAGGTTCGCAGGTCTTTCCGGGCTTCGCGCCATCGGACGAGGCGAACGCGAGCCGCGATAACTTCGGTGCCTACACCGATCTGGAGACCAACCTCACTCCCAAGCTCCTCACCGACGTGGCGGGACGCTTCGAGAACTACAGCGACTTCGGCTCGGTGGTCACCGGAAAGCTGGCCGCGCGCCTCCAGCCCTCGCAACGGATCACGCTTCGCGCCGCCGCCAGCACCGGGTTCCGAGCGCCGGGCCTCGGCCAGATCCACTTCAGCAAAGTCGTCACGAATTTCATCGGCGGCACTCCCGAGGAGATCGGCATCTTTCCCGTCGATCATCCCGCAGCGCGTCTGCTGGGTTCCAAACCGCTCAAGGAGGAGACCTCGGTGAACCTGAGCGCGGGGCTCGCCCTGAGCCCGCGCGACAACCTCACGATCACGGCGGACTATTTCAACATCAAGATCAACGACAGAATTCTGCTCGGAGCCACCTTCGACGACGACTCGACGCGGGCGATCCTGACTCGCGGCGGCTATTCCGGCATTTCCGGTGTTCAGTATTTCACGAACGGCTTGGACACGCGAACCCAGGGTGTCGACGTGACCGCCGATCTACGCGTTCCTCTGGGCGGAATCAAGAAGGTCGGGATCACAGGCAGCGTCAACTACACGAAGAACGAGATCACCCGGGTCGATCCACTGCCCGCGGTTCTCGCGAACTCAGCCGAGACGGGGCTGCTCGACGTCGTGACGCGGGTCGCGATCGAAGAAGAGCGGCCCGACTGGAGAGGGACGCTGGCGGCCGACTACTCGGGCGGAGAGTTCCACGCGCTGGGACGAGGCTCCTACTACGGCCGCTTCGCATCGGCGCAGCCGGGGTTCTGCGATGCCTGTCGCGAAACGTACGGAGCCAAGACCCTCTTCGACGCTGAGGTGGGATACCGGCTCGCCTCGATGGATCTCTCGATCGGAGCGCGAAACATCTTCGACACCTATCCGGACCATCCCCGAATCGACGCCAACAACAATTTCGGGACATTCCCGTGGGCTGCGGCTTCGCCCTTCGGGTACAACGGACGCTACGTGTACGTCCGGTCGGCGATCCCGCTGACCCGGTAG
- a CDS encoding GNAT family N-acetyltransferase → MEFTVRRAGTREGDVGRIAPLFDSYRQFYSKAADAHLAGAFIRDRLRANESVIFLAEAGEESSRDAVGFVQLYPSFSSVAACRIWVLNDLFVIPTARRYGVGRALMEAARQHAVQTGARRLTLETTTENRAACLLYEDLGYVRQKDSVRFYTLELG, encoded by the coding sequence ATGGAATTCACCGTACGGCGAGCCGGCACCCGCGAAGGAGACGTCGGCCGCATAGCTCCTCTCTTCGATTCGTATCGTCAGTTCTACAGTAAGGCGGCCGACGCCCATCTCGCCGGTGCCTTCATTCGCGATCGCCTGAGGGCCAACGAGAGTGTGATCTTCCTCGCGGAGGCCGGGGAGGAAAGCTCGAGGGACGCGGTTGGCTTTGTGCAGCTCTATCCGTCCTTTTCGTCCGTGGCTGCCTGCCGAATCTGGGTGCTGAATGATTTGTTTGTGATTCCAACCGCTCGACGATACGGAGTGGGCCGGGCACTCATGGAAGCCGCCCGTCAGCACGCGGTTCAAACGGGGGCGAGGAGGTTGACTCTCGAGACGACAACCGAGAATCGCGCGGCCTGCTTGCTTTACGAGGACCTTGGATACGTTCGCCAGAAGGACTCCGTGAGGTTCTACACGCTGGAACTTGGGTGA
- a CDS encoding glycosyltransferase family 39 protein has product MARSAFSPQWTRACLATLLILVCGVAFWWRLGYLGLIDPDEPFYAQSSREMLRAQDWATPRIFDRPQFEKPIFLYWLCMSSFRVFGENEFAGRAPCALFATLLVVATWAFGARAFNPRAGFLAAIVLATSAEFFISARMILTDMVFAAFVCAAAFSLWLAGREERRGELWFLVACAMTGLSVLTKGPLGLILVCFAVLALYLVGRNPLPRRLLPIALGLAFFAAIAVPWYALMIARFGKGYARAFFIHENVERFFRAEHPSNNHLYYYLAVFLGGSIPWSPALLLLPRQAPGRTRWGVAPRFLVWWGLLCLGFLTLAQSKLPSYALFLFVPLALLIGHAIDGQLRERDLGRGAGWAMGGMSLAQAGAFLIVPGAAHEMAFRWPLGVVAATLLIAFVLQIRRVSVAWIACTASAALGLVVVCLTWTGPTLDSIVSARRVSKEIALGGEPSEAILTSPLLVRGITYYAREPVSVISTRPRPFYTPHPLTVVVGSEELDRYLSGGRGGRGTALCVGLARDWARLGPTLERVSVTARDTVGNKIVARLSRPRAPVSQSRGP; this is encoded by the coding sequence ATGGCTCGCTCCGCGTTTTCCCCCCAATGGACGCGAGCCTGTCTCGCCACCCTGCTGATTCTGGTCTGTGGGGTCGCCTTCTGGTGGCGCTTGGGATACCTGGGGCTCATTGACCCCGATGAACCGTTCTACGCCCAGTCCTCCCGCGAGATGCTGCGCGCCCAGGACTGGGCGACGCCCCGTATCTTCGACCGCCCCCAATTTGAGAAGCCGATCTTCCTATACTGGCTTTGCATGTCCTCTTTTCGGGTGTTCGGCGAGAACGAGTTTGCCGGGCGCGCACCCTGCGCCCTCTTCGCCACGCTGCTGGTGGTCGCCACATGGGCATTCGGAGCGCGGGCCTTCAATCCGCGGGCGGGATTCCTGGCGGCCATCGTCCTCGCCACCAGCGCGGAATTCTTCATTTCGGCCCGCATGATTCTTACCGACATGGTGTTCGCCGCCTTTGTCTGCGCGGCGGCATTCTCACTTTGGCTCGCGGGTCGGGAGGAGCGCCGCGGGGAGCTTTGGTTCTTGGTCGCGTGCGCGATGACCGGGCTCTCGGTTCTGACGAAGGGACCGCTGGGGCTGATCCTCGTCTGTTTCGCGGTTCTCGCGCTCTACCTTGTGGGCAGGAACCCGCTTCCTCGTCGACTTCTTCCGATCGCTCTCGGATTGGCATTCTTTGCCGCGATCGCGGTTCCGTGGTACGCGCTCATGATCGCGAGATTCGGAAAGGGCTACGCTCGCGCGTTTTTCATACACGAAAATGTGGAGCGCTTCTTCCGTGCGGAGCACCCAAGCAACAATCACCTGTACTACTACCTTGCCGTATTCCTGGGCGGCTCGATCCCTTGGAGCCCGGCGCTTCTCCTTCTTCCGCGCCAAGCGCCCGGGCGGACGAGGTGGGGTGTCGCGCCGCGCTTCCTCGTTTGGTGGGGGCTCCTTTGCCTCGGCTTCCTCACCCTAGCCCAGTCGAAGCTGCCGAGCTACGCGCTCTTTCTTTTCGTACCGCTCGCCCTACTGATCGGGCATGCGATCGACGGCCAACTCCGTGAACGAGACCTGGGGCGCGGGGCGGGTTGGGCGATGGGGGGGATGAGCCTCGCGCAGGCGGGAGCGTTTCTGATCGTCCCAGGCGCAGCGCACGAGATGGCGTTCCGGTGGCCCCTCGGTGTCGTGGCGGCTACCCTCCTGATCGCGTTCGTCCTTCAGATTCGTCGCGTCTCGGTGGCCTGGATCGCCTGTACGGCATCGGCGGCGCTGGGACTGGTGGTCGTGTGCCTGACCTGGACGGGCCCCACGCTCGATTCGATCGTCTCCGCCCGACGCGTTTCGAAGGAGATCGCGCTCGGGGGGGAGCCGTCCGAGGCGATCCTGACTTCGCCGCTCCTCGTTCGGGGCATCACCTACTACGCCCGCGAGCCGGTCAGCGTCATCTCGACAAGGCCCCGGCCCTTCTACACTCCCCACCCACTCACTGTTGTCGTGGGATCAGAGGAGCTGGACCGCTACTTGAGCGGCGGCCGGGGCGGCCGCGGCACGGCCCTCTGCGTGGGGTTGGCGAGGGACTGGGCGCGTCTAGGGCCGACCTTGGAGAGGGTCTCGGTTACTGCCCGGGACACCGTCGGCAATAAGATCGTCGCTCGCCTATCGAGGCCGCGCGCCCCCGTGTCTCAAAGCCGCGGACCCTGA
- a CDS encoding PIG-L family deacetylase, producing the protein MSGLLEIRPTDRVMLLAPHPDDESLATGGILQRACTVGARTRVLFMTDGENNPWAQRAVERRWRISPADRVRWGKRRREEALSALSCLGVPLHSVRFLGYPDQQLCDLLMKGPEGLLKDLTAEIAEWRPSILVYPDPVDRHPDHGALAVLSEFALARTSLEGQGPTPLRYIVHAPLHLARDPKDVALPLSEFERDRKRRAILMHRSQLPLRGPALLRFANPEEGFLPAARFGALDGRHPVSMCRLEQGELHLTLGSIRRVGLGALNLLVAMETGRGSPQRLIVNVTAATRPLPVRDASTGEPIAVASCVKTRIGTRFVLPLAPALQPRLIFAKLDRPSERRLGFFDAVGWRPVPVVPAQRRVEAEDSAERRAPVASTGIPVS; encoded by the coding sequence GTGAGCGGCCTGCTGGAGATTCGTCCGACGGACCGCGTGATGCTGCTGGCTCCGCACCCAGACGATGAGTCGCTGGCGACAGGCGGCATCCTGCAGCGAGCCTGTACGGTCGGTGCCCGGACGCGTGTGCTGTTCATGACGGACGGCGAGAACAATCCCTGGGCCCAGCGGGCGGTGGAGAGGCGCTGGCGAATCTCTCCCGCGGACCGGGTGCGTTGGGGAAAAAGGCGGCGGGAGGAAGCGCTCTCCGCGCTTTCCTGCCTTGGGGTTCCGCTCCACTCAGTGAGATTTCTCGGCTACCCCGATCAGCAATTGTGCGATCTCTTGATGAAGGGTCCAGAGGGCCTATTGAAAGACCTGACCGCGGAAATAGCCGAGTGGCGGCCCTCCATCCTGGTCTATCCGGATCCTGTCGACCGGCATCCCGACCATGGCGCGCTCGCAGTGCTCTCGGAATTCGCCCTGGCCCGGACATCGTTGGAGGGCCAAGGGCCCACCCCCCTCCGCTATATCGTGCACGCCCCTCTTCACCTTGCCCGGGACCCGAAGGACGTGGCACTTCCACTGAGCGAATTCGAGAGGGATCGGAAACGTCGTGCCATCTTGATGCACCGCTCCCAGCTCCCTCTACGGGGACCGGCTCTCCTTCGCTTCGCAAACCCGGAGGAAGGCTTTCTTCCCGCAGCGAGGTTCGGCGCGCTGGACGGCCGCCACCCTGTAAGCATGTGCCGCTTGGAACAGGGGGAGCTTCATCTGACCCTAGGCAGCATCCGACGCGTGGGGCTCGGGGCGTTGAACCTCCTGGTAGCGATGGAGACCGGGCGGGGATCTCCCCAACGGCTGATTGTAAACGTAACCGCAGCCACCCGGCCGCTGCCCGTGCGGGACGCATCCACCGGCGAGCCGATCGCCGTTGCATCTTGCGTCAAGACTCGGATTGGAACGCGCTTCGTCCTCCCGCTCGCCCCGGCTCTCCAACCGCGGTTGATATTCGCAAAGCTCGATCGCCCTTCCGAACGCCGCCTGGGGTTCTTCGATGCCGTCGGCTGGCGACCCGTTCCGGTCGTGCCGGCACAGCGGCGCGTCGAGGCCGAGGATTCCGCGGAGAGGCGGGCCCCGGTCGCGTCCACTGGAATTCCGGTTTCTTGA
- a CDS encoding glycosyltransferase family 39 protein encodes MVAPRRNAGRARTCRRRDGRASHGSPFSCGLDCRHILPKSLAIRREASQAPERRRSLIASEPPIYPVARSAGSGDQDARRRIAGSTGERAVATVLIVAQLFVRIACAFHHAIDSDEPQHLHVAWGWAHGLLPYRDFFDNHAPLFSACASPLIRIFGERPDIVQLARLMVLPLTVIAMASTWLIARRLFSSRVALWAVVLAGFWPDFLLTSVEYRTDVLWMATWLSAVAVLIGGTFGRRRLVAGGFLLGVALCVSLKTLLLLLALGVAVSASAWMRSRIDRQLCLRGMQGTIVVCFAALAFAPAVVAIYFAASRAWGPLVYCLVRHNLVPGLGLWRHLPRRLAILPVTLPLLWWIAHHVMAEAPDAATGTRRAIVFLSVGVYIAALEATWPLITKQDYLPFYPLAAVLATPLLLGFPGWVARRQVRFARVATAPWSAVLLTVTIEVTALCIDEPPWLDHSWDETRLLSTTLMLTRPDEFVMDIKGETVFRSRPYFFALEGVTKDRISRGLMRDDIATRLVSTGTPVVAEDSYDFPGRARAFMDSNYVSVGDLRVVGMRLDPTDVARPSRRFVIRVPQRYAVVTEGGIASGLLDGTGCRRPRELSAGAHAYRFSPGEGRVAVIWASAVERGFSPFAHGKVSR; translated from the coding sequence CTGGTGGCCCCCCGTAGAAATGCCGGAAGAGCTCGTACGTGCCGTCGACGAGATGGACGCGCATCACATGGGTCTCCGTTTAGCTGCGGTTTGGATTGCCGCCATATCCTCCCGAAGAGTCTTGCCATTCGACGCGAAGCGTCCCAAGCGCCCGAGCGGAGACGATCGCTCATAGCCTCCGAGCCCCCGATCTACCCAGTCGCCCGAAGTGCCGGCTCCGGCGATCAGGACGCGCGCCGGCGGATCGCCGGAAGCACCGGTGAGCGCGCGGTCGCGACGGTACTGATCGTCGCACAGTTGTTCGTGCGAATCGCCTGCGCCTTTCATCACGCGATCGACTCCGATGAGCCGCAACACCTTCACGTGGCATGGGGATGGGCACACGGTTTGCTCCCCTATCGTGACTTCTTCGACAACCACGCCCCGCTTTTCAGCGCGTGCGCCAGCCCGCTCATTCGGATCTTTGGCGAGCGTCCGGACATCGTGCAGCTCGCACGCCTGATGGTGCTCCCCCTCACCGTGATCGCGATGGCGTCGACATGGCTGATCGCGCGCAGACTATTCTCATCGCGTGTGGCCCTCTGGGCGGTCGTGCTGGCCGGCTTTTGGCCCGACTTCCTGCTGACGTCTGTCGAGTACCGCACCGATGTCCTTTGGATGGCGACATGGCTGTCCGCCGTCGCGGTCTTGATTGGAGGAACGTTCGGGCGCAGGCGCCTTGTGGCTGGCGGATTCCTTCTTGGAGTCGCGCTCTGCGTCTCGTTGAAGACTTTGCTGCTGCTTCTCGCGCTGGGTGTCGCGGTTAGTGCCTCCGCGTGGATGCGTTCAAGAATCGACCGGCAGTTGTGCCTTCGCGGAATGCAGGGTACCATTGTCGTTTGCTTCGCGGCGCTCGCGTTCGCGCCTGCGGTCGTCGCCATCTACTTCGCCGCATCCCGAGCTTGGGGGCCGTTGGTCTATTGCTTGGTACGTCACAATCTGGTTCCAGGTCTCGGTCTTTGGAGGCATCTCCCGCGCCGCCTCGCAATCCTGCCGGTCACACTCCCGCTTCTCTGGTGGATCGCACACCACGTGATGGCGGAGGCACCCGATGCCGCGACCGGGACACGCAGGGCGATTGTGTTTCTCAGCGTTGGCGTTTATATTGCGGCCCTAGAGGCTACGTGGCCGCTGATAACAAAACAGGACTACCTTCCCTTCTATCCGCTCGCCGCCGTCCTTGCAACGCCGCTCCTCCTGGGTTTCCCGGGATGGGTAGCGCGCCGGCAGGTGCGGTTTGCTCGAGTCGCGACCGCTCCGTGGAGCGCCGTGTTGCTCACGGTGACGATCGAGGTCACGGCCCTTTGCATCGACGAACCCCCCTGGCTGGATCATTCATGGGATGAAACACGTCTCCTGTCCACCACCTTGATGCTGACTCGTCCGGATGAATTCGTCATGGATATCAAGGGCGAGACCGTGTTCCGCTCGCGGCCCTATTTCTTCGCCCTGGAGGGAGTGACCAAAGACCGGATCAGTCGCGGGCTCATGCGTGACGACATCGCCACGCGGCTCGTATCGACCGGCACGCCCGTCGTCGCTGAGGATTCGTATGACTTTCCTGGAAGAGCCCGCGCCTTCATGGACTCCAATTATGTTTCGGTGGGTGACCTGCGCGTAGTCGGCATGCGCCTCGACCCCACCGACGTCGCTCGCCCTTCCCGGCGATTTGTGATCCGCGTCCCCCAGCGCTACGCGGTCGTCACCGAGGGGGGGATTGCCTCCGGCCTTTTGGACGGAACCGGATGCCGGCGCCCTCGTGAGCTGTCGGCGGGAGCTCACGCGTACCGCTTCTCTCCTGGAGAGGGACGGGTCGCCGTAATCTGGGCCAGCGCGGTGGAACGAGGATTCTCGCCTTTCGCCCACGGAAAGGTGTCCCGGTGA
- a CDS encoding flap endonuclease, producing MRVHLVDGTYELFRHFYGGPPVTDASGKERGAVVGVIQTLLGMLEEGATHIGVATDHIIESFRNELYPGYKTGEGIDPLLREQFEPLETAIAALGVVVWPMVEVEADDALAAAAAAAVSDPRVEQVVICTPDKDLAQCVRGDRVVQLDRRAGEVRNADAVIAKFGVPPASIADYLALVGDSSDGFPGLPGWGPKAASAVLARYGRLEDIPASVTDWEVTPRGAAKLAGTLRERWNDAMLFRTLATLRTDQPAVTVDGLEYRGPASGFEALAASWGRPKLFIRAQTLAAGRRT from the coding sequence ATGCGCGTCCATCTCGTCGACGGCACGTACGAGCTCTTCCGGCATTTCTACGGGGGGCCACCAGTCACCGATGCTTCCGGCAAGGAACGCGGCGCGGTGGTCGGAGTCATCCAGACCCTGCTCGGGATGCTCGAAGAGGGCGCGACGCATATCGGGGTCGCGACCGATCATATCATCGAGTCCTTCCGGAACGAACTCTACCCTGGATACAAGACCGGGGAGGGAATCGATCCTCTGCTTCGGGAGCAATTCGAGCCGCTGGAAACGGCCATCGCTGCCCTCGGCGTCGTGGTCTGGCCGATGGTGGAGGTCGAGGCGGACGACGCGCTGGCCGCTGCGGCGGCTGCAGCCGTTTCGGACCCGCGCGTCGAACAGGTCGTGATCTGTACGCCCGACAAAGACCTCGCGCAGTGCGTGCGCGGCGACCGGGTCGTGCAGCTCGATAGACGCGCCGGGGAGGTGCGAAACGCAGACGCTGTCATTGCGAAATTCGGCGTGCCGCCGGCCTCGATCGCCGACTACCTCGCCCTCGTCGGCGACAGCTCCGACGGCTTTCCCGGCCTGCCGGGCTGGGGCCCCAAGGCGGCGTCCGCCGTGCTCGCAAGGTACGGGCGACTCGAGGATATCCCGGCGTCGGTCACGGATTGGGAGGTGACGCCGCGCGGTGCGGCGAAGCTCGCCGGGACCCTCCGCGAGCGGTGGAACGACGCGATGCTCTTCCGGACGCTGGCGACGCTCCGGACCGATCAGCCCGCCGTGACGGTTGACGGGCTCGAGTATCGCGGTCCTGCCTCCGGATTCGAGGCGCTCGCAGCGAGCTGGGGCCGTCCGAAGCTTTTCATTCGGGCGCAGACCCTCGCCGCCGGACGGCGGACCTGA
- a CDS encoding CHRD domain-containing protein — MTRIRQLSFAVATLFLVGAPLSAQAASKVFTAHLTGDQVVPARQTNANGQAHFTLNQDETQLEFRLTVSNIENVIGANLYVGAPGENGTIVATIFGPVAPGGGKTTGVLAKGTITAANLVGSLAGRPMSDLTSAIRAGNTYVSVLTDDGQGASDQKPGDFASGEIRGQIR, encoded by the coding sequence ATGACACGGATCCGTCAGCTTAGCTTCGCGGTTGCCACGCTGTTCCTGGTTGGTGCTCCACTCTCCGCCCAGGCAGCGTCAAAGGTGTTTACGGCGCATCTCACGGGCGACCAAGTAGTGCCCGCGAGGCAGACGAATGCCAATGGGCAGGCGCACTTCACGCTCAACCAAGACGAGACGCAGTTGGAGTTCCGCCTCACGGTCTCGAATATTGAAAACGTGATCGGGGCGAACCTTTATGTCGGTGCTCCCGGAGAAAACGGGACGATTGTCGCGACCATCTTCGGGCCGGTCGCCCCGGGTGGCGGCAAGACGACTGGGGTTCTCGCGAAAGGAACCATTACCGCGGCGAATCTTGTTGGAAGCCTTGCGGGACGCCCGATGTCTGACTTGACTTCAGCCATCAGAGCGGGAAACACGTACGTCAGCGTACTCACCGATGATGGACAGGGAGCGTCGGATCAAAAACCAGGGGACTTTGCATCCGGCGAAATCCGCGGTCAGATCCGATAA